One genomic window of Paramormyrops kingsleyae isolate MSU_618 chromosome 22, PKINGS_0.4, whole genome shotgun sequence includes the following:
- the LOC111835978 gene encoding beta-1,4-mannosyl-glycoprotein 4-beta-N-acetylglucosaminyltransferase isoform X4: MKMRRHRVFLLCTVGLCVISFLHYYKALHYVSVLRELSAPYPNIKSFIMVSGLFWKDRPFPLASTQPSEAHPFSMQSFSMDVRRSMEVELPQDGLVRGGQRNFDANPWYPSVPSGIKPGPPSDKVSMVKNHDSTNVTLFDPKELFGSLHQRIVKLQDDTTSYFVRTKAGALCFREGTEMAAPKEDRMVSSQRRMLQHREQEHTFPAKPKRGKRLVKCVCRQGWHGPYCGVPTMVYHSSLPTKDRLTPREVPRRIINAININHEFDLLHVRFHELAQAVDLFLVCESNFTAYGEGRPLQFLHLLLNGTYDYVRHKILYVFLDHFPQGGRQDGWIADDYLRTFLTHNGMSRIRGLRPDDVFIINDADEIPAQEGILFLKLFDGWTEPFAFHMRKSLYGFFWKQLGSLEVLSGCTVRMLAAVYEDDGIKLRRREYYAMPGFRKYENDTGHILVQWSIGSPVHFAGWHCSWCFTPEGILRKLVSAQNGDFPRWGDYEDKRDLNYIRDLIRTGGWFDGSLQEYPPSDAKEPMYAPKYLLENYDRYRYMLENPYAKKEALTER; encoded by the exons ATGAAAATGCGACGACACAGGGTGTTTTTGCTTTGCACGGTGGGCCTGTGCGTCATCTCTTTCCTGCACTACTACAAGGCCCTGCACTATGTCTCTGTGCTGCGGGAACTCTCTGCTCCCTACCCCAACATCAAGTCATTCATAATGGTCAGTGGCCTCTTCTGGAAGGACCGGCCCTTTCCTCTGGCCAGCACTCAACCCAGTGAGGCTCACCCCTTCAGCATGCAGTCATTCAGCATGGATGTCCGGAGAAGTATGGAGGTGGAG TTGCCTCAGGATGGGTTGGTCAGGGGTGGACAGAGAAACTTTGACGCAAATCCCTGGTATCCCAGTGTTCCTTCTGGAATCAAGCCAGGCCCCCCATCTGATAAGGTGTCCATGGTGAAGAATCATGACTCTACAAATGTAACTCTTTTTGACCCCAAGGAGCTGTTTGGGAGTCTGCACCAGCGTATCGTCAAGCTTCAAGACGACACAACGTCATACTTTGTGCGCACGAAAGCGGGAGCCTTGTGCTTCCGAGAGGGGACCGAAATGGCTGCTCCGAAGGAGGACCGAATGGTGTCGAGCCAGCGGAGGATGTTACAGCACCGGGAACAGGAACACACATTCCCAGCCAAACCGAAGCGGGGCAAGCGGCTCGTCAAGTGTGTCTGTCGCCAAGGGTGGCACGGCCCTTACTGTGGCGTCCCCACGATGGTGTACCACTCCAGTCTGCCTACAAAAGACAGGCTGACGCCCAGGGAGGTCCCTCGCCGAATCATCAACGCCATCAACATCAACCACGAGTTCGACCTGCTACACGTCCGTTTCCACGAGCTAGCCCAAGCAGTGGACCTCTTCCTGGTGTGCGAGTCCAACTTCACGGCTTACGGTGAGGGGCGGCCCCTGCAGTTTTTGCACCTTCTCCTGAATGGGACTTATGACTACGTGCGACATAAGATCCTCTACGTCTTCCTGGACCACTTCCCCCAAGGCGGGCGGCAGGACGGCTGGATTGCTGACGACTACTTGCGCACCTTCTTGACCCATAATGGAATGTCCCGGATCAGGGGCCTGAGACCGGATGATGTCTTTATCATCAATGATGCAGATGAGATCCCCGCACAAGAGGGCATCCTCTTCCTGAAGCTCTTTGATGGCTGGACAGAGCCCTTTGCCTTCCACATGCGAAAGTCTCTCTACGGCTTCTTCTGGAAGCAGCTGGGCTCCCTGGAGGTACTGTCCGGGTGCACAGTGCGAATGCTCGCCGCGGTCTACGAGGACGATGGCATCAAGCTCAGGCGCCGGGAGTACTACGCCATGCCGGGGTTCCGCAAGTATGAGAATGATACTGGTCACATTCTGGTTCAATGGTCCATCGGGAGCCCGGTCCACTTTGCTGGCTGGCACTGCTCATGGTGCTTCACACCAGAGGGCATCCTCCGTAAGCTCGTCTCGGCCCAGAATGGAGACTTCCCTCGCTGGGGGGACTACGAGGACAAGCGGGACCTAAACTACATCCGGGATCTGATCCGTACCGGGGGCTGGTTCGACGGCAGCCTTCAGGAATATCCCCCTTCTGACGCCAAGGAGCCTATGTATGCTCCTAAATACCTGCTGGAAAACTATGACCGCTATCGCTATATGCTGGAGAACCCATATGCCAAAAAGGAAGCGCTGACTGAGCGGTAA
- the LOC111835978 gene encoding beta-1,4-mannosyl-glycoprotein 4-beta-N-acetylglucosaminyltransferase isoform X3: MMKMRRHRVFLLCTVGLCVISFLHYYKALHYVSVLRELSAPYPNIKSFIMVSGLFWKDRPFPLASTQPSEAHPFSMQSFSMDVRRSMEVELPQDGLVRGGQRNFDANPWYPSVPSGIKPGPPSDKVSMVKNHDSTNVTLFDPKELFGSLHQRIVKLQDDTTSYFVRTKAGALCFREGTEMAAPKEDRMVSSQRRMLQHREQEHTFPAKPKRGKRLVKCVCRQGWHGPYCGVPTMVYHSSLPTKDRLTPREVPRRIINAININHEFDLLHVRFHELAQAVDLFLVCESNFTAYGEGRPLQFLHLLLNGTYDYVRHKILYVFLDHFPQGGRQDGWIADDYLRTFLTHNGMSRIRGLRPDDVFIINDADEIPAQEGILFLKLFDGWTEPFAFHMRKSLYGFFWKQLGSLEVLSGCTVRMLAAVYEDDGIKLRRREYYAMPGFRKYENDTGHILVQWSIGSPVHFAGWHCSWCFTPEGILRKLVSAQNGDFPRWGDYEDKRDLNYIRDLIRTGGWFDGSLQEYPPSDAKEPMYAPKYLLENYDRYRYMLENPYAKKEALTER; the protein is encoded by the exons GATGAAAATGCGACGACACAGGGTGTTTTTGCTTTGCACGGTGGGCCTGTGCGTCATCTCTTTCCTGCACTACTACAAGGCCCTGCACTATGTCTCTGTGCTGCGGGAACTCTCTGCTCCCTACCCCAACATCAAGTCATTCATAATGGTCAGTGGCCTCTTCTGGAAGGACCGGCCCTTTCCTCTGGCCAGCACTCAACCCAGTGAGGCTCACCCCTTCAGCATGCAGTCATTCAGCATGGATGTCCGGAGAAGTATGGAGGTGGAG TTGCCTCAGGATGGGTTGGTCAGGGGTGGACAGAGAAACTTTGACGCAAATCCCTGGTATCCCAGTGTTCCTTCTGGAATCAAGCCAGGCCCCCCATCTGATAAGGTGTCCATGGTGAAGAATCATGACTCTACAAATGTAACTCTTTTTGACCCCAAGGAGCTGTTTGGGAGTCTGCACCAGCGTATCGTCAAGCTTCAAGACGACACAACGTCATACTTTGTGCGCACGAAAGCGGGAGCCTTGTGCTTCCGAGAGGGGACCGAAATGGCTGCTCCGAAGGAGGACCGAATGGTGTCGAGCCAGCGGAGGATGTTACAGCACCGGGAACAGGAACACACATTCCCAGCCAAACCGAAGCGGGGCAAGCGGCTCGTCAAGTGTGTCTGTCGCCAAGGGTGGCACGGCCCTTACTGTGGCGTCCCCACGATGGTGTACCACTCCAGTCTGCCTACAAAAGACAGGCTGACGCCCAGGGAGGTCCCTCGCCGAATCATCAACGCCATCAACATCAACCACGAGTTCGACCTGCTACACGTCCGTTTCCACGAGCTAGCCCAAGCAGTGGACCTCTTCCTGGTGTGCGAGTCCAACTTCACGGCTTACGGTGAGGGGCGGCCCCTGCAGTTTTTGCACCTTCTCCTGAATGGGACTTATGACTACGTGCGACATAAGATCCTCTACGTCTTCCTGGACCACTTCCCCCAAGGCGGGCGGCAGGACGGCTGGATTGCTGACGACTACTTGCGCACCTTCTTGACCCATAATGGAATGTCCCGGATCAGGGGCCTGAGACCGGATGATGTCTTTATCATCAATGATGCAGATGAGATCCCCGCACAAGAGGGCATCCTCTTCCTGAAGCTCTTTGATGGCTGGACAGAGCCCTTTGCCTTCCACATGCGAAAGTCTCTCTACGGCTTCTTCTGGAAGCAGCTGGGCTCCCTGGAGGTACTGTCCGGGTGCACAGTGCGAATGCTCGCCGCGGTCTACGAGGACGATGGCATCAAGCTCAGGCGCCGGGAGTACTACGCCATGCCGGGGTTCCGCAAGTATGAGAATGATACTGGTCACATTCTGGTTCAATGGTCCATCGGGAGCCCGGTCCACTTTGCTGGCTGGCACTGCTCATGGTGCTTCACACCAGAGGGCATCCTCCGTAAGCTCGTCTCGGCCCAGAATGGAGACTTCCCTCGCTGGGGGGACTACGAGGACAAGCGGGACCTAAACTACATCCGGGATCTGATCCGTACCGGGGGCTGGTTCGACGGCAGCCTTCAGGAATATCCCCCTTCTGACGCCAAGGAGCCTATGTATGCTCCTAAATACCTGCTGGAAAACTATGACCGCTATCGCTATATGCTGGAGAACCCATATGCCAAAAAGGAAGCGCTGACTGAGCGGTAA
- the LOC111835978 gene encoding beta-1,4-mannosyl-glycoprotein 4-beta-N-acetylglucosaminyltransferase isoform X2: protein MATGLILASSFVLYLHASLKRMKMRRHRVFLLCTVGLCVISFLHYYKALHYVSVLRELSAPYPNIKSFIMVSGLFWKDRPFPLASTQPSEAHPFSMQSFSMDVRRSMEVELPQDGLVRGGQRNFDANPWYPSVPSGIKPGPPSDKVSMVKNHDSTNVTLFDPKELFGSLHQRIVKLQDDTTSYFVRTKAGALCFREGTEMAAPKEDRMVSSQRRMLQHREQEHTFPAKPKRGKRLVKCVCRQGWHGPYCGVPTMVYHSSLPTKDRLTPREVPRRIINAININHEFDLLHVRFHELAQAVDLFLVCESNFTAYGEGRPLQFLHLLLNGTYDYVRHKILYVFLDHFPQGGRQDGWIADDYLRTFLTHNGMSRIRGLRPDDVFIINDADEIPAQEGILFLKLFDGWTEPFAFHMRKSLYGFFWKQLGSLEVLSGCTVRMLAAVYEDDGIKLRRREYYAMPGFRKYENDTGHILVQWSIGSPVHFAGWHCSWCFTPEGILRKLVSAQNGDFPRWGDYEDKRDLNYIRDLIRTGGWFDGSLQEYPPSDAKEPMYAPKYLLENYDRYRYMLENPYAKKEALTER, encoded by the exons ATGGCCACAGGATTAATTCTGGCTTCCTCCTTTGTCTTATACCTACATGCATCTTTGAAAAG GATGAAAATGCGACGACACAGGGTGTTTTTGCTTTGCACGGTGGGCCTGTGCGTCATCTCTTTCCTGCACTACTACAAGGCCCTGCACTATGTCTCTGTGCTGCGGGAACTCTCTGCTCCCTACCCCAACATCAAGTCATTCATAATGGTCAGTGGCCTCTTCTGGAAGGACCGGCCCTTTCCTCTGGCCAGCACTCAACCCAGTGAGGCTCACCCCTTCAGCATGCAGTCATTCAGCATGGATGTCCGGAGAAGTATGGAGGTGGAG TTGCCTCAGGATGGGTTGGTCAGGGGTGGACAGAGAAACTTTGACGCAAATCCCTGGTATCCCAGTGTTCCTTCTGGAATCAAGCCAGGCCCCCCATCTGATAAGGTGTCCATGGTGAAGAATCATGACTCTACAAATGTAACTCTTTTTGACCCCAAGGAGCTGTTTGGGAGTCTGCACCAGCGTATCGTCAAGCTTCAAGACGACACAACGTCATACTTTGTGCGCACGAAAGCGGGAGCCTTGTGCTTCCGAGAGGGGACCGAAATGGCTGCTCCGAAGGAGGACCGAATGGTGTCGAGCCAGCGGAGGATGTTACAGCACCGGGAACAGGAACACACATTCCCAGCCAAACCGAAGCGGGGCAAGCGGCTCGTCAAGTGTGTCTGTCGCCAAGGGTGGCACGGCCCTTACTGTGGCGTCCCCACGATGGTGTACCACTCCAGTCTGCCTACAAAAGACAGGCTGACGCCCAGGGAGGTCCCTCGCCGAATCATCAACGCCATCAACATCAACCACGAGTTCGACCTGCTACACGTCCGTTTCCACGAGCTAGCCCAAGCAGTGGACCTCTTCCTGGTGTGCGAGTCCAACTTCACGGCTTACGGTGAGGGGCGGCCCCTGCAGTTTTTGCACCTTCTCCTGAATGGGACTTATGACTACGTGCGACATAAGATCCTCTACGTCTTCCTGGACCACTTCCCCCAAGGCGGGCGGCAGGACGGCTGGATTGCTGACGACTACTTGCGCACCTTCTTGACCCATAATGGAATGTCCCGGATCAGGGGCCTGAGACCGGATGATGTCTTTATCATCAATGATGCAGATGAGATCCCCGCACAAGAGGGCATCCTCTTCCTGAAGCTCTTTGATGGCTGGACAGAGCCCTTTGCCTTCCACATGCGAAAGTCTCTCTACGGCTTCTTCTGGAAGCAGCTGGGCTCCCTGGAGGTACTGTCCGGGTGCACAGTGCGAATGCTCGCCGCGGTCTACGAGGACGATGGCATCAAGCTCAGGCGCCGGGAGTACTACGCCATGCCGGGGTTCCGCAAGTATGAGAATGATACTGGTCACATTCTGGTTCAATGGTCCATCGGGAGCCCGGTCCACTTTGCTGGCTGGCACTGCTCATGGTGCTTCACACCAGAGGGCATCCTCCGTAAGCTCGTCTCGGCCCAGAATGGAGACTTCCCTCGCTGGGGGGACTACGAGGACAAGCGGGACCTAAACTACATCCGGGATCTGATCCGTACCGGGGGCTGGTTCGACGGCAGCCTTCAGGAATATCCCCCTTCTGACGCCAAGGAGCCTATGTATGCTCCTAAATACCTGCTGGAAAACTATGACCGCTATCGCTATATGCTGGAGAACCCATATGCCAAAAAGGAAGCGCTGACTGAGCGGTAA
- the LOC111835978 gene encoding beta-1,4-mannosyl-glycoprotein 4-beta-N-acetylglucosaminyltransferase isoform X1: MLTHGDAVLGTAMTGRHILQNVVRGLVSRLCCRRMKMRRHRVFLLCTVGLCVISFLHYYKALHYVSVLRELSAPYPNIKSFIMVSGLFWKDRPFPLASTQPSEAHPFSMQSFSMDVRRSMEVELPQDGLVRGGQRNFDANPWYPSVPSGIKPGPPSDKVSMVKNHDSTNVTLFDPKELFGSLHQRIVKLQDDTTSYFVRTKAGALCFREGTEMAAPKEDRMVSSQRRMLQHREQEHTFPAKPKRGKRLVKCVCRQGWHGPYCGVPTMVYHSSLPTKDRLTPREVPRRIINAININHEFDLLHVRFHELAQAVDLFLVCESNFTAYGEGRPLQFLHLLLNGTYDYVRHKILYVFLDHFPQGGRQDGWIADDYLRTFLTHNGMSRIRGLRPDDVFIINDADEIPAQEGILFLKLFDGWTEPFAFHMRKSLYGFFWKQLGSLEVLSGCTVRMLAAVYEDDGIKLRRREYYAMPGFRKYENDTGHILVQWSIGSPVHFAGWHCSWCFTPEGILRKLVSAQNGDFPRWGDYEDKRDLNYIRDLIRTGGWFDGSLQEYPPSDAKEPMYAPKYLLENYDRYRYMLENPYAKKEALTER, from the exons ATGTTGACACACGGGGATGCTGTCCTCGGCACGGCTATGACGGGCCGGCACATCCTGCAGAATGTGGTCCGCGGGCTGGTGTCTCGGCTCTGCTGCAGAAG GATGAAAATGCGACGACACAGGGTGTTTTTGCTTTGCACGGTGGGCCTGTGCGTCATCTCTTTCCTGCACTACTACAAGGCCCTGCACTATGTCTCTGTGCTGCGGGAACTCTCTGCTCCCTACCCCAACATCAAGTCATTCATAATGGTCAGTGGCCTCTTCTGGAAGGACCGGCCCTTTCCTCTGGCCAGCACTCAACCCAGTGAGGCTCACCCCTTCAGCATGCAGTCATTCAGCATGGATGTCCGGAGAAGTATGGAGGTGGAG TTGCCTCAGGATGGGTTGGTCAGGGGTGGACAGAGAAACTTTGACGCAAATCCCTGGTATCCCAGTGTTCCTTCTGGAATCAAGCCAGGCCCCCCATCTGATAAGGTGTCCATGGTGAAGAATCATGACTCTACAAATGTAACTCTTTTTGACCCCAAGGAGCTGTTTGGGAGTCTGCACCAGCGTATCGTCAAGCTTCAAGACGACACAACGTCATACTTTGTGCGCACGAAAGCGGGAGCCTTGTGCTTCCGAGAGGGGACCGAAATGGCTGCTCCGAAGGAGGACCGAATGGTGTCGAGCCAGCGGAGGATGTTACAGCACCGGGAACAGGAACACACATTCCCAGCCAAACCGAAGCGGGGCAAGCGGCTCGTCAAGTGTGTCTGTCGCCAAGGGTGGCACGGCCCTTACTGTGGCGTCCCCACGATGGTGTACCACTCCAGTCTGCCTACAAAAGACAGGCTGACGCCCAGGGAGGTCCCTCGCCGAATCATCAACGCCATCAACATCAACCACGAGTTCGACCTGCTACACGTCCGTTTCCACGAGCTAGCCCAAGCAGTGGACCTCTTCCTGGTGTGCGAGTCCAACTTCACGGCTTACGGTGAGGGGCGGCCCCTGCAGTTTTTGCACCTTCTCCTGAATGGGACTTATGACTACGTGCGACATAAGATCCTCTACGTCTTCCTGGACCACTTCCCCCAAGGCGGGCGGCAGGACGGCTGGATTGCTGACGACTACTTGCGCACCTTCTTGACCCATAATGGAATGTCCCGGATCAGGGGCCTGAGACCGGATGATGTCTTTATCATCAATGATGCAGATGAGATCCCCGCACAAGAGGGCATCCTCTTCCTGAAGCTCTTTGATGGCTGGACAGAGCCCTTTGCCTTCCACATGCGAAAGTCTCTCTACGGCTTCTTCTGGAAGCAGCTGGGCTCCCTGGAGGTACTGTCCGGGTGCACAGTGCGAATGCTCGCCGCGGTCTACGAGGACGATGGCATCAAGCTCAGGCGCCGGGAGTACTACGCCATGCCGGGGTTCCGCAAGTATGAGAATGATACTGGTCACATTCTGGTTCAATGGTCCATCGGGAGCCCGGTCCACTTTGCTGGCTGGCACTGCTCATGGTGCTTCACACCAGAGGGCATCCTCCGTAAGCTCGTCTCGGCCCAGAATGGAGACTTCCCTCGCTGGGGGGACTACGAGGACAAGCGGGACCTAAACTACATCCGGGATCTGATCCGTACCGGGGGCTGGTTCGACGGCAGCCTTCAGGAATATCCCCCTTCTGACGCCAAGGAGCCTATGTATGCTCCTAAATACCTGCTGGAAAACTATGACCGCTATCGCTATATGCTGGAGAACCCATATGCCAAAAAGGAAGCGCTGACTGAGCGGTAA
- the LOC111835978 gene encoding beta-1,4-mannosyl-glycoprotein 4-beta-N-acetylglucosaminyltransferase isoform X5 → MLTHGDAVLGTAMTGRHILQNVVRGLVSRLCCRRMKMRRHRVFLLCTVGLCVISFLHYYKALHYVSVLRELSAPYPNIKSFIMVSGLFWKDRPFPLASTQPSEAHPFSMQSFSMDVRRSMEVEELFGSLHQRIVKLQDDTTSYFVRTKAGALCFREGTEMAAPKEDRMVSSQRRMLQHREQEHTFPAKPKRGKRLVKCVCRQGWHGPYCGVPTMVYHSSLPTKDRLTPREVPRRIINAININHEFDLLHVRFHELAQAVDLFLVCESNFTAYGEGRPLQFLHLLLNGTYDYVRHKILYVFLDHFPQGGRQDGWIADDYLRTFLTHNGMSRIRGLRPDDVFIINDADEIPAQEGILFLKLFDGWTEPFAFHMRKSLYGFFWKQLGSLEVLSGCTVRMLAAVYEDDGIKLRRREYYAMPGFRKYENDTGHILVQWSIGSPVHFAGWHCSWCFTPEGILRKLVSAQNGDFPRWGDYEDKRDLNYIRDLIRTGGWFDGSLQEYPPSDAKEPMYAPKYLLENYDRYRYMLENPYAKKEALTER, encoded by the exons ATGTTGACACACGGGGATGCTGTCCTCGGCACGGCTATGACGGGCCGGCACATCCTGCAGAATGTGGTCCGCGGGCTGGTGTCTCGGCTCTGCTGCAGAAG GATGAAAATGCGACGACACAGGGTGTTTTTGCTTTGCACGGTGGGCCTGTGCGTCATCTCTTTCCTGCACTACTACAAGGCCCTGCACTATGTCTCTGTGCTGCGGGAACTCTCTGCTCCCTACCCCAACATCAAGTCATTCATAATGGTCAGTGGCCTCTTCTGGAAGGACCGGCCCTTTCCTCTGGCCAGCACTCAACCCAGTGAGGCTCACCCCTTCAGCATGCAGTCATTCAGCATGGATGTCCGGAGAAGTATGGAGGTGGAG GAGCTGTTTGGGAGTCTGCACCAGCGTATCGTCAAGCTTCAAGACGACACAACGTCATACTTTGTGCGCACGAAAGCGGGAGCCTTGTGCTTCCGAGAGGGGACCGAAATGGCTGCTCCGAAGGAGGACCGAATGGTGTCGAGCCAGCGGAGGATGTTACAGCACCGGGAACAGGAACACACATTCCCAGCCAAACCGAAGCGGGGCAAGCGGCTCGTCAAGTGTGTCTGTCGCCAAGGGTGGCACGGCCCTTACTGTGGCGTCCCCACGATGGTGTACCACTCCAGTCTGCCTACAAAAGACAGGCTGACGCCCAGGGAGGTCCCTCGCCGAATCATCAACGCCATCAACATCAACCACGAGTTCGACCTGCTACACGTCCGTTTCCACGAGCTAGCCCAAGCAGTGGACCTCTTCCTGGTGTGCGAGTCCAACTTCACGGCTTACGGTGAGGGGCGGCCCCTGCAGTTTTTGCACCTTCTCCTGAATGGGACTTATGACTACGTGCGACATAAGATCCTCTACGTCTTCCTGGACCACTTCCCCCAAGGCGGGCGGCAGGACGGCTGGATTGCTGACGACTACTTGCGCACCTTCTTGACCCATAATGGAATGTCCCGGATCAGGGGCCTGAGACCGGATGATGTCTTTATCATCAATGATGCAGATGAGATCCCCGCACAAGAGGGCATCCTCTTCCTGAAGCTCTTTGATGGCTGGACAGAGCCCTTTGCCTTCCACATGCGAAAGTCTCTCTACGGCTTCTTCTGGAAGCAGCTGGGCTCCCTGGAGGTACTGTCCGGGTGCACAGTGCGAATGCTCGCCGCGGTCTACGAGGACGATGGCATCAAGCTCAGGCGCCGGGAGTACTACGCCATGCCGGGGTTCCGCAAGTATGAGAATGATACTGGTCACATTCTGGTTCAATGGTCCATCGGGAGCCCGGTCCACTTTGCTGGCTGGCACTGCTCATGGTGCTTCACACCAGAGGGCATCCTCCGTAAGCTCGTCTCGGCCCAGAATGGAGACTTCCCTCGCTGGGGGGACTACGAGGACAAGCGGGACCTAAACTACATCCGGGATCTGATCCGTACCGGGGGCTGGTTCGACGGCAGCCTTCAGGAATATCCCCCTTCTGACGCCAAGGAGCCTATGTATGCTCCTAAATACCTGCTGGAAAACTATGACCGCTATCGCTATATGCTGGAGAACCCATATGCCAAAAAGGAAGCGCTGACTGAGCGGTAA